From Paenibacillus graminis, a single genomic window includes:
- a CDS encoding sensor histidine kinase: MKLTALIRRWFGRLRFKSKVIAIFLPLLIISLLILGALSSHLFSRSLIERTTSNVADESQLILSRTDYILRSAETAANIMVTNINRLYESYPAVQAVPLEQFRFANLMQSRLSIDLSIFREVDAAVFVGKDGTVYSSYTSGGEEEEKGIAASGMLDTVREAGSYGNSHWFSMEKRNVLTSDPDSPVLTLGKMVINIDSGEPLGTLFLMVKEAQLSAFLQSSDPEASKAYYFVDEHRRVVAAADKSSLLQPIEPSMAAKIGDLEKGDRSASFSYKDDGNLVTVSRFGPMDWELINVVSLKLLTADVQQNVRLTALVGALCLIFSLFGANFLSRMVASPLERLTRAMRQVVSGDLRPVVAARTEDEIGTIAEAFNFMVGRVRELLNKVTEEQKRKREYELALISAQIKPHFLYNTLDTIYVLNELDRNEEARDTTKALADFYRMVLNKGRELIILEKEARITDDYLAIMQIRYPDVFRYEIDIPAELSGTPIPKLSLQPLVENAIYHGLKKKGSRGFIRIQACITDGKVLVQVTDNGIGMDEDRIEAIMSGYSPEEETRSIGTYSVQQRLNLYFGEAYGLTVRSVVDEGTVVELSLPMLGTEKRDEQDVQGDDR, from the coding sequence TTGAAACTTACAGCACTTATCCGGAGATGGTTTGGCCGGCTCCGGTTCAAAAGCAAGGTCATTGCGATATTTCTGCCTCTGCTGATTATTTCTCTGCTTATTCTGGGCGCCCTGTCCAGCCACTTGTTCAGCCGCTCCCTGATTGAACGGACTACAAGCAACGTAGCCGATGAATCTCAGCTGATCCTCTCCCGTACCGATTATATCCTCCGCAGCGCGGAGACTGCGGCAAATATTATGGTTACCAACATTAACCGTCTTTACGAATCGTATCCCGCTGTTCAGGCGGTTCCGCTGGAGCAGTTCCGCTTTGCCAACCTGATGCAGAGCCGCTTGTCCATCGACCTGTCGATCTTCCGGGAGGTAGATGCCGCTGTGTTCGTCGGCAAAGACGGAACCGTCTATTCTTCCTATACATCCGGCGGGGAGGAAGAGGAGAAGGGCATTGCTGCAAGCGGTATGCTGGATACGGTGAGGGAGGCCGGGAGCTATGGAAACTCACATTGGTTCAGCATGGAGAAGCGGAATGTTCTGACCTCCGATCCGGACTCTCCTGTGCTTACACTGGGAAAGATGGTCATCAATATCGATAGCGGCGAGCCGTTGGGCACACTGTTCCTGATGGTCAAAGAAGCACAGTTGTCGGCGTTTCTGCAGTCCAGCGATCCGGAAGCCTCCAAGGCCTATTATTTCGTGGATGAACATAGGCGCGTTGTGGCGGCAGCGGATAAAAGCAGCTTGCTTCAGCCCATAGAGCCATCGATGGCAGCCAAAATCGGGGATCTTGAGAAAGGGGACAGATCCGCCAGCTTCTCTTACAAGGATGACGGCAATCTGGTTACGGTCAGCCGTTTCGGACCGATGGACTGGGAGCTGATCAACGTAGTTTCGCTTAAGCTGCTCACAGCTGATGTGCAGCAGAATGTGCGGCTGACGGCGCTGGTAGGCGCCCTGTGCCTGATCTTTTCCCTATTCGGCGCCAATTTTCTGTCACGGATGGTTGCAAGTCCCTTGGAGAGGCTGACCAGAGCGATGCGGCAGGTGGTCAGCGGTGATCTCCGCCCGGTTGTGGCCGCGAGAACGGAAGACGAGATCGGAACGATCGCAGAAGCTTTCAATTTCATGGTCGGCCGCGTGCGGGAACTGCTAAATAAGGTGACCGAGGAGCAGAAACGCAAGCGGGAGTATGAGCTTGCCCTGATCAGCGCGCAGATCAAGCCGCATTTTTTATATAACACGCTTGATACCATATATGTCCTGAACGAGCTTGACCGCAACGAAGAGGCCCGGGATACGACCAAAGCGCTGGCGGATTTTTACCGGATGGTGCTCAACAAGGGAAGGGAGCTAATCATCCTGGAGAAGGAAGCGCGGATTACGGATGACTATCTGGCCATTATGCAGATCCGGTACCCTGATGTGTTCCGCTATGAGATTGATATACCGGCTGAGCTGTCGGGTACGCCAATACCGAAGCTGTCGCTGCAGCCGCTTGTCGAGAATGCTATTTACCACGGATTGAAGAAAAAAGGGAGCAGGGGCTTCATCCGCATTCAAGCCTGCATCACAGACGGCAAGGTGCTCGTTCAAGTGACGGACAACGGCATCGGTATGGATGAGGACCGGATAGAGGCCATCATGTCCGGTTATTCACCGGAGGAGGAGACCCGTTCAATCGGTACCTACAGTGTCCAGCAGCGGCTGAACCTATACTTCGGAGAGGCATATGGTTTGACTGTCCGCAGCGTTGTTGATGAAGGGACTGTGGTGGAGCTGTCATTGCCTATGCTTGGAACTGAAAAGAGGGATGAACAGGATGTACAAGGTGATGATCGTTGA
- a CDS encoding ABC transporter substrate-binding protein — MKIEHKRLSALMITLSMMLVLSACGGGNTASDKNQNSAAATDSGKVKLKVYAQHFDEDTKGPFDYAVEELKKEMPDVEIELDSAVQDGNQKLKTYAATGNMPDVYFTDWQTLQTFAKSKNVELLDDYESTAQYKESLNPGVESRLIAPDGHVYAYPDTGIEFQLIYYNKSIFDKVGIAMPIKTIDELAEAAKKLKAAGYTPMSIFGKEKWISAAFYNGLVTREQAAGFGALEAQGVTELPQAFVTAAEQMKKLQEAGLFDANATNTNYDQASSQFYQGKAAMFVNGQWEIYSSEEKLGGQVDWMYWPAKDEATYEQTKYNIDGAGSPQGYAVSPGSKNKETAVKVAAFLAAKSAEYKYTKLGSPIISPKTDKPIAADVPVMMQRIATELLPNAKEYAKLLSNTQIQNAINDNTQNLLVDGFTTENFVTNLNRTLGKENQ; from the coding sequence ATGAAAATTGAGCACAAACGTTTAAGCGCACTAATGATAACGCTTTCCATGATGCTGGTGCTGTCTGCCTGCGGCGGCGGCAACACAGCCTCTGACAAAAATCAGAATTCAGCTGCGGCAACTGACAGCGGCAAGGTCAAGCTGAAGGTCTACGCCCAGCACTTTGACGAAGATACGAAAGGCCCCTTCGACTACGCAGTGGAAGAGCTGAAGAAGGAGATGCCGGACGTCGAGATCGAGCTAGACTCCGCGGTGCAGGATGGTAATCAGAAGCTCAAGACTTATGCTGCCACAGGGAACATGCCTGATGTTTATTTCACCGACTGGCAGACCCTGCAGACCTTTGCCAAATCGAAAAATGTAGAGCTGCTGGACGATTATGAATCGACAGCACAGTACAAGGAAAGTCTTAATCCGGGCGTTGAATCCCGTCTGATTGCCCCGGATGGCCATGTGTATGCTTATCCCGATACCGGCATTGAGTTTCAGCTGATTTATTATAACAAGTCGATCTTCGACAAAGTCGGCATTGCGATGCCGATCAAAACCATTGACGAGCTGGCGGAAGCGGCCAAAAAGCTGAAAGCAGCGGGCTACACGCCGATGTCCATCTTCGGAAAAGAAAAATGGATTTCAGCCGCATTCTATAACGGTCTTGTTACCAGGGAGCAGGCTGCTGGCTTTGGCGCATTGGAGGCACAGGGAGTAACGGAGCTGCCACAGGCTTTTGTCACGGCAGCAGAGCAAATGAAGAAGCTTCAAGAAGCGGGACTGTTCGACGCTAACGCAACGAACACGAACTATGACCAGGCGTCCTCGCAGTTTTATCAAGGCAAAGCCGCGATGTTCGTCAACGGCCAATGGGAAATCTACAGCTCGGAAGAAAAGCTTGGCGGCCAGGTTGACTGGATGTATTGGCCGGCCAAAGATGAAGCGACCTACGAACAAACCAAATATAATATCGACGGGGCGGGATCTCCGCAGGGCTACGCTGTTTCGCCCGGCAGTAAGAATAAAGAGACTGCAGTGAAGGTGGCAGCGTTCCTCGCCGCGAAATCAGCAGAATATAAATATACGAAACTGGGCAGCCCGATTATTTCGCCGAAGACGGACAAGCCGATCGCTGCTGACGTGCCGGTCATGATGCAGCGGATCGCCACGGAACTGCTGCCGAACGCCAAAGAATACGCAAAGCTGCTAAGCAATACGCAAATTCAGAATGCCATCAACGACAACACACAGAACCTGCTGGTGGACGGTTTTACAACAGAGAACTTTGTCACGAACCTGAACCGTACATTGGGCAAGGAAAACCAGTAG
- a CDS encoding DUF1611 domain-containing protein: MERVVLYPFNKITQGLLRFRDLLDVEIVSVIDFVEEDGQDAGAQVDGKHSGILIHTSMADGLKDADTLILNDPGTTFGGNSGVFAEHDLAGLWRKLVLYASGRGLKVVSVHEIYDRDTLNWMAEQQIKIDVVHSPREQLFQEMDERYGTGGTDIERYLGQFEKEALMYSRPRSIKRVGIFATRGCIGKFTVQMNLYRQFAAKGIKATAFITEPTGFLFRQPEGDIFKFLAHRPLEQYPYYIDTVIHQAQHSGSDWIIMAGQSSILPTMNIAFNSLRFAMLRAFDPEYVLLIAGYDDDGAIQDAIEILRIYSRRPLALLLPDKLETSYGQYEVYPHERRLARKLELEQKFQIHVLLIEQAETALNLLLAEANAIPAGSGK; encoded by the coding sequence ATGGAGAGAGTTGTGCTGTACCCCTTCAATAAAATCACACAGGGTCTGCTGCGCTTCCGTGACCTGCTGGACGTGGAGATTGTGTCGGTTATCGACTTTGTGGAGGAAGACGGGCAAGATGCCGGAGCGCAGGTGGACGGGAAGCATTCGGGGATTCTGATCCATACGTCCATGGCAGACGGTCTGAAGGACGCGGACACCCTGATTCTGAATGATCCCGGCACCACTTTTGGCGGAAATTCAGGGGTTTTTGCCGAACATGATCTTGCCGGATTATGGCGGAAGTTGGTCTTATACGCTTCTGGCCGGGGCCTAAAGGTGGTCAGTGTGCATGAAATTTATGACCGGGATACCCTGAACTGGATGGCGGAGCAGCAAATCAAGATCGATGTGGTTCACAGTCCGCGGGAGCAGCTTTTTCAGGAGATGGATGAGCGCTATGGCACGGGCGGAACGGATATAGAGCGCTATCTGGGACAGTTCGAAAAGGAAGCTTTGATGTACTCCCGTCCCAGGTCAATTAAGAGGGTTGGGATTTTTGCCACCCGGGGGTGCATCGGGAAGTTTACCGTGCAGATGAATCTCTACCGGCAATTCGCAGCAAAGGGTATTAAGGCGACAGCTTTCATTACAGAGCCAACCGGGTTCCTGTTCAGGCAGCCTGAAGGGGATATCTTCAAGTTCCTGGCACACCGCCCGTTGGAGCAGTATCCGTATTATATCGATACAGTGATTCATCAGGCCCAGCACAGCGGCAGTGACTGGATCATTATGGCGGGGCAAAGCTCCATTCTTCCCACTATGAATATTGCATTTAATTCCCTGAGATTTGCGATGCTGCGGGCATTTGATCCGGAATATGTTCTGCTGATTGCCGGTTATGATGATGACGGCGCTATTCAAGATGCGATTGAGATCTTAAGAATCTACTCCAGGCGGCCGCTTGCCCTGCTGCTGCCTGATAAGCTCGAAACCTCTTATGGGCAATACGAAGTCTATCCCCACGAACGGAGATTGGCCCGGAAGCTGGAACTGGAACAGAAATTTCAAATCCATGTCCTCCTGATCGAACAGGCGGAAACGGCGTTGAACCTTCTCTTGGCGGAAGCAAATGCCATTCCGGCCGGTTCTGGTAAGTAA
- a CDS encoding carbohydrate ABC transporter permease, with translation MSPKTFRSIGHFLLQIPLWLYFVVSIYPLFWMISYSLKNNDEIFVTNPFGLPTHFRFENYVNAWTQFNIPRYFWNSFVVSIISTLFILLLALMFAFAVARMQWRFRSAVRTYMLVGMFMPLQVIMIPLALLVRDFHLTNTYGALIIPYIAIGLPFSTMVFYGFLVSIPREIEEAACIDGASIYRLFLGVILPLALPAIATIAIFQFLNNWNEFTLAYILISDENMKTLPLGLLFFQGSYSTDWGAMGAVMTIASLPMVLVYLLLSDQVERAMTVGSAVKG, from the coding sequence ATGAGCCCAAAAACATTCCGGTCCATCGGGCATTTCCTGTTGCAAATTCCGCTGTGGCTGTATTTTGTTGTATCCATCTATCCGCTGTTCTGGATGATTTCTTATTCGCTGAAGAACAATGACGAAATTTTCGTCACCAACCCGTTTGGCCTGCCGACTCATTTTCGCTTTGAGAACTATGTAAATGCCTGGACGCAGTTCAATATTCCGCGTTACTTTTGGAACAGCTTTGTTGTTTCCATCATATCTACGCTGTTCATTCTGCTTCTGGCGCTTATGTTCGCCTTTGCCGTGGCGCGGATGCAGTGGAGATTCCGCTCGGCTGTCAGAACTTATATGCTTGTCGGTATGTTCATGCCGCTGCAGGTAATTATGATTCCGCTTGCGCTATTGGTTCGGGATTTTCATCTGACCAACACCTATGGAGCTCTTATCATTCCCTACATTGCCATCGGCCTTCCCTTCTCAACCATGGTGTTCTACGGCTTCCTGGTCAGCATTCCCCGGGAAATTGAAGAGGCAGCCTGCATTGATGGTGCAAGCATTTACCGGTTGTTTCTCGGGGTCATCCTGCCGCTGGCACTGCCGGCAATTGCAACGATTGCCATCTTCCAGTTCCTGAACAACTGGAATGAGTTCACTTTGGCGTACATTCTAATCTCGGACGAAAACATGAAGACACTGCCGCTTGGATTGCTCTTCTTCCAGGGCTCGTACAGTACCGACTGGGGAGCCATGGGGGCGGTCATGACCATTGCATCTCTTCCCATGGTGCTGGTATATCTGCTTCTCAGCGATCAGGTAGAGCGGGCCATGACAGTAGGCTCAGCGGTAAAAGGATGA
- a CDS encoding MFS transporter, whose product MTEPVIATQAAPAVHSYPKLWANKKFMLLLCSFSISLFGNTFHSIALSLWVLQTTGSAKLVAVLTIINLLLSSLLGSIGGTFADRNNRRKIMLFTDLISCSLVVTLALVISVPSASFIIVAVLTALTTVSALFQSPAYQSSIITVVGKEHVQQAVGMLNLSENICRTVGFSVGGIFVASFGAADAILFDGVTFLVSFLLVLAVRSLPMPVRANPEPQEKKKFIQDLGEGIRYIWKFPFAKAVIIMLPTLTLFFMPSMMLTQVMAVNVWKASPFQFGLMEACIPLGYMIGSGLIMILGSRIRRRGLFIMTGLLCLGPMYVLLSFITSAAAAIPVVLLIGFMFSFCTLLINIILRLEISEEIQGRVFGVLGSIMSVAPSIGLSIVSYLSDHFSPGPVMGSIGLLLLLFALYTSTKLKIIRGYK is encoded by the coding sequence ATGACAGAACCGGTTATAGCCACCCAAGCAGCTCCTGCGGTACACTCGTATCCAAAGCTGTGGGCCAACAAAAAATTCATGCTGCTGCTCTGCTCTTTCTCCATTTCCCTGTTCGGCAATACCTTTCACAGCATCGCTCTCAGTCTCTGGGTGCTTCAGACCACAGGCAGCGCCAAACTGGTGGCTGTACTGACGATCATTAACCTATTGCTGAGCTCGCTGCTCGGGTCCATCGGAGGAACGTTCGCGGACCGGAACAACCGCAGAAAAATTATGCTGTTTACAGATCTGATCAGCTGCTCACTGGTAGTGACCCTTGCCCTCGTTATCTCCGTTCCTTCCGCTTCGTTCATTATCGTGGCTGTACTTACAGCGCTAACTACGGTGTCAGCCCTATTCCAGTCCCCTGCCTACCAGTCTTCCATTATCACCGTTGTCGGCAAGGAGCATGTCCAGCAAGCGGTTGGCATGCTTAACCTGTCGGAGAACATCTGCCGGACGGTTGGATTTTCCGTGGGCGGAATCTTTGTAGCGAGCTTCGGTGCAGCGGATGCCATTTTATTCGATGGAGTCACGTTTTTGGTCTCCTTCCTGCTGGTTCTTGCTGTCCGTTCCCTGCCAATGCCGGTACGCGCCAATCCAGAGCCCCAAGAGAAAAAGAAATTTATTCAGGATCTTGGAGAAGGCATACGCTATATCTGGAAATTCCCCTTTGCCAAGGCAGTCATCATTATGCTTCCAACGCTCACTCTATTCTTCATGCCCTCAATGATGCTGACCCAGGTCATGGCGGTCAACGTCTGGAAGGCAAGCCCCTTTCAGTTCGGACTCATGGAAGCTTGTATCCCGCTCGGCTACATGATCGGCTCAGGTCTGATTATGATCCTGGGTTCCAGAATCAGACGGCGGGGATTATTCATTATGACCGGACTGCTCTGTCTGGGCCCGATGTACGTCCTGTTATCCTTCATTACTTCTGCAGCCGCAGCTATCCCTGTCGTCCTGCTGATTGGATTCATGTTCTCGTTCTGCACACTCCTTATCAATATCATCCTCAGGCTGGAAATTTCGGAAGAGATTCAGGGCAGAGTTTTCGGAGTACTGGGGTCGATTATGAGTGTAGCTCCATCAATCGGTCTATCCATTGTCTCCTATCTTTCGGATCATTTCAGTCCCGGCCCTGTTATGGGGTCCATTGGACTGCTGCTGCTCCTGTTCGCCTTATATACATCAACTAAGCTCAAGATCATTCGAGGTTATAAATAG
- a CDS encoding carbohydrate ABC transporter permease, with the protein MNKYLGNKSALALFLLPALLLYSVILIYPVLQTVVRSFYDWDGLSTAAFSGFANYRELFNDPLLSTSLKNGLIFALVLAVFQIGLGTVLALVCANPRTRGRKLLKTAYFIPVVLSVTVVCQLWIAMYDPTNGLVNKLFGLLNIPYRQNWLSSPTQSIIAIAFVNAWQFMGYQFSLLYAGVKAVPEDYFEAATIDGCGKWRAHWHVTLPLMRETYKFCFTIAITSGIGAFVQMLIMTNGGPGTTNYTMTFMIYRYAFMESNYGYACAVSVLLVLISLVATVVINKVFDRGQNA; encoded by the coding sequence ATGAATAAATATCTGGGAAACAAATCGGCGCTGGCGCTGTTTCTGCTTCCTGCCCTGTTGTTATATAGCGTGATCCTTATCTATCCCGTGCTGCAGACCGTGGTAAGAAGCTTTTACGATTGGGACGGGCTGAGCACGGCGGCTTTCTCCGGATTTGCCAATTACCGTGAGCTGTTTAACGATCCGCTGCTATCCACTTCCCTGAAAAACGGGCTGATCTTTGCCCTGGTGCTGGCGGTCTTCCAGATTGGACTCGGTACGGTACTGGCACTTGTTTGCGCCAATCCGCGGACCCGCGGACGCAAGCTGCTGAAGACTGCTTATTTCATCCCAGTGGTGCTGTCGGTTACGGTTGTCTGCCAATTGTGGATCGCCATGTACGACCCGACGAACGGTCTTGTGAATAAGCTTTTCGGGCTGTTGAATATTCCTTACCGGCAGAACTGGCTGAGCTCACCGACGCAGTCGATCATTGCTATCGCTTTTGTGAACGCCTGGCAGTTTATGGGCTATCAGTTTTCCCTGCTGTATGCCGGGGTCAAGGCTGTTCCAGAGGATTACTTCGAGGCCGCAACCATCGATGGCTGCGGAAAGTGGCGGGCACATTGGCATGTTACGCTCCCGCTTATGCGGGAAACGTATAAATTCTGCTTCACTATCGCGATCACCTCCGGGATCGGAGCGTTCGTACAGATGCTGATTATGACCAATGGAGGTCCAGGCACGACCAACTACACGATGACCTTCATGATTTACCGGTATGCCTTTATGGAGAGCAACTATGGATATGCGTGCGCAGTATCGGTATTGCTGGTGCTGATCTCGCTTGTAGCGACGGTTGTAATCAACAAGGTGTTCGACCGTGGACAGAATGCCTAA
- a CDS encoding DUF1611 domain-containing protein, whose amino-acid sequence MDNVVLYPFNKITQGIIRFRDLTDFTVRAVVDFVLHKGKDAAELVEGQAAGIPITDNFEEVFGIADTLILNDPGTSFGNNESVYGEHNLSQLWRLLVASAHEHKLRIISVHEIIDRPTLDWLLKNGITIEILPQIPASLQHRLHTEYAFPSPGDEVATYLSYFDVDAQMTVYNRNICKVGIFATRGCLGKFTAQMSLFRALQQAGEKVQAIITEPTAALFNQPGGDIMKFIAHKPLNQYPYYIHAAVREAESKACDYVLLSGQGSLLPNENFVIAATKVSYLRALQPDLTILIAGYDDDEQIRDSLDILRIYGNASRPFAILIPDKYEVDFGEYISKTPQEIEQRKEEIRSRFDAEHVESVLDIGSLAGKLADYKKTVRL is encoded by the coding sequence ATGGACAATGTGGTGTTGTATCCCTTCAACAAGATTACGCAAGGGATCATCAGGTTCAGGGATTTAACAGATTTTACGGTAAGGGCGGTTGTTGATTTTGTCCTGCATAAGGGTAAAGACGCAGCAGAGCTGGTGGAAGGCCAGGCGGCCGGAATTCCAATCACGGACAATTTTGAAGAGGTGTTCGGCATAGCGGATACCCTGATATTGAATGATCCGGGAACTTCATTTGGAAATAACGAAAGCGTATATGGCGAGCATAACCTCAGCCAGCTGTGGAGATTGCTGGTTGCCTCTGCCCATGAGCATAAGCTGCGGATCATCAGTGTGCACGAAATTATAGACCGCCCTACCCTGGATTGGTTGCTTAAGAATGGAATTACGATTGAGATTCTACCGCAAATCCCCGCAAGTCTTCAGCACCGGCTTCATACAGAATATGCATTTCCTTCCCCTGGAGATGAAGTAGCCACTTATTTATCCTATTTTGATGTAGATGCACAAATGACCGTTTATAACCGCAATATATGCAAGGTTGGGATATTCGCAACAAGGGGCTGCCTCGGGAAGTTCACGGCTCAAATGTCGTTATTCCGGGCTCTTCAGCAGGCAGGAGAGAAGGTCCAGGCGATTATAACCGAGCCTACGGCTGCGCTCTTCAACCAACCGGGCGGTGATATTATGAAATTTATTGCCCATAAGCCGCTGAACCAATATCCGTACTACATTCACGCAGCTGTCCGGGAAGCGGAGAGCAAAGCCTGTGATTATGTCCTGTTGTCAGGTCAAGGCTCTTTGCTCCCGAATGAGAATTTCGTGATTGCAGCAACCAAAGTTTCTTATTTACGGGCCCTGCAGCCGGACTTGACGATCCTGATTGCAGGCTACGATGATGATGAGCAGATCAGAGACAGCCTCGATATTCTTCGCATTTACGGCAATGCCAGCCGGCCGTTTGCCATTCTAATCCCGGATAAATACGAAGTTGATTTTGGAGAATACATCTCAAAGACTCCGCAAGAAATAGAGCAGCGCAAGGAAGAAATCCGCAGCCGCTTTGATGCTGAACATGTCGAATCGGTGCTGGACATTGGCAGCCTGGCAGGCAAGCTGGCTGATTATAAGAAGACTGTCAGATTATGA
- a CDS encoding response regulator transcription factor: MYKVMIVDDEPLFRDYLRLKMDWQRHGFRVCCEARNGQEALLEAEKHQPHLALVDINMPFMDGIELAVKLKERFERIVIVFISGHNEFEYLQKAVRTGVQDYLLKPFNEEEMSAMLARIRPKLPQLPREREADKEGAEGNRPVSPAGQEAPDLSSIRDVIVLGLRMKDADILEEVRKAIRQLRGCKWGDEYADAMMMGLVSLVLTFAGERGFSYSRVWDSEGDKPPFERLKACGSWDGAEEWLTALYRRVIQLTEDVKPTKASNLFAAAIHYIEQHYADADLSAEQVAGGVYVDPSYLRRVFRKESGYSIVDHITHIRMKKARALLLEGNRKLADISESVGYADPNYFSKSFKKRFGVTPTEYEQLVRK, from the coding sequence ATGTACAAGGTGATGATCGTTGATGACGAGCCATTGTTCCGCGACTATCTGCGGCTTAAGATGGACTGGCAGCGGCACGGCTTCCGGGTATGCTGCGAAGCGAGGAACGGCCAGGAAGCATTGCTTGAGGCGGAGAAGCATCAGCCCCATCTGGCGCTGGTTGATATTAACATGCCGTTTATGGACGGCATTGAGCTGGCGGTCAAGCTGAAGGAACGCTTTGAACGCATCGTGATTGTGTTCATTTCGGGACACAACGAATTTGAGTATTTGCAAAAAGCCGTGCGGACGGGCGTACAGGATTATCTGCTCAAACCGTTCAACGAAGAGGAGATGTCCGCGATGCTGGCCCGTATCCGGCCAAAGTTGCCGCAGCTGCCCCGTGAGCGGGAGGCAGATAAGGAAGGGGCTGAAGGGAACAGGCCGGTAAGCCCGGCCGGACAAGAGGCGCCGGATCTCAGCAGCATCCGCGACGTCATTGTGCTTGGCCTCCGCATGAAAGATGCGGATATTCTGGAGGAAGTCCGCAAGGCGATCCGCCAGCTCCGCGGCTGCAAATGGGGGGACGAATATGCGGATGCAATGATGATGGGTCTTGTCTCGCTGGTGTTAACCTTTGCGGGCGAACGGGGCTTCTCCTACAGCCGGGTGTGGGACAGCGAAGGCGACAAGCCGCCTTTCGAGAGGTTAAAGGCATGCGGGTCCTGGGATGGTGCTGAGGAGTGGCTGACCGCCCTGTACCGCAGGGTTATACAACTGACAGAAGATGTAAAGCCCACGAAGGCATCGAATCTGTTTGCTGCGGCTATCCACTATATTGAGCAGCATTATGCAGACGCAGATTTATCGGCCGAACAGGTGGCAGGCGGCGTATATGTCGATCCCAGTTATCTGCGCCGGGTTTTCCGCAAGGAGTCCGGGTATTCGATTGTGGACCATATTACGCATATCCGCATGAAAAAAGCCAGAGCGCTGCTGCTCGAAGGCAACCGTAAATTGGCCGATATTTCAGAGAGCGTAGGATATGCGGACCCGAATTATTTCAGCAAAAGCTTCAAGAAGCGTTTCGGCGTCACTCCGACAGAATATGAACAGTTGGTCAGAAAGTAA
- a CDS encoding LacI family DNA-binding transcriptional regulator, whose protein sequence is MKKTTMKDIAIRANVSVATVSYVLNRVDNQTIPEKTRRQIMQLAEELHYIPNLAARSLANQKTGLVGVLVHKSKQLPYWKLHAQLAFIHTLEQRLTAAGYHTLLYTLDTDNPSLDIIVERKLEAVFLIDAQDASFYSISRHFVEGIPLILIDSMIEDKLFKQVVFNYRSVLEAALPDDLSQVCLIMESFNNSLLTRYIRSCVPLSDDAVFEIRELQDLLPAMDHQRFKQAIVINEFIGSYVEKSGDFEHLTVICTCNSPQMLGERVEKILFQGDKAEVAFELMQELLYHSDYSEQENNCYYVD, encoded by the coding sequence TTGAAAAAAACGACTATGAAGGACATCGCCATCCGGGCCAACGTATCCGTTGCCACCGTAAGCTACGTGCTGAATCGTGTGGACAATCAGACCATTCCTGAGAAGACACGCCGCCAGATTATGCAGCTGGCCGAAGAGCTGCACTATATTCCGAATCTGGCAGCCCGTTCACTCGCGAACCAAAAAACCGGTCTGGTAGGTGTATTGGTCCACAAATCCAAGCAATTGCCTTACTGGAAGCTGCATGCCCAGCTTGCCTTCATTCATACTTTGGAGCAGCGGCTGACAGCAGCCGGTTATCATACACTGCTCTATACTCTGGATACCGACAACCCGTCGCTGGACATTATCGTTGAGCGCAAGCTGGAAGCCGTGTTTCTCATCGATGCACAAGATGCCTCCTTCTACTCGATTTCCAGACACTTTGTCGAAGGCATCCCCCTGATTCTGATCGACAGCATGATTGAGGATAAGCTGTTCAAGCAGGTTGTGTTCAATTACCGTTCAGTGCTTGAAGCGGCCTTGCCGGATGATCTGTCCCAGGTCTGTTTGATTATGGAGAGCTTCAATAACTCACTCCTTACCCGCTATATCCGCAGCTGTGTTCCTCTGTCTGACGATGCTGTCTTCGAGATCCGCGAACTTCAGGATCTGCTTCCGGCAATGGATCACCAGCGCTTCAAGCAGGCGATTGTGATTAATGAATTCATTGGCAGCTATGTCGAGAAGTCTGGAGATTTCGAGCATCTGACCGTAATCTGCACCTGCAATTCCCCGCAAATGCTGGGTGAGCGTGTAGAGAAGATTCTTTTTCAAGGGGACAAAGCGGAGGTCGCATTTGAACTCATGCAAGAGCTGTTATATCATTCGGACTACTCCGAGCAAGAGAATAACTGTTATTATGTAGACTAA